aaacacttccaggggtcaCATTGATCTGAACCAAAGCCCATTTAATTAAACCCAGAATCACACAGATAAGTGTGCTCCCCCCCTGCCCCATGCACGGAGgcacatgcacacaaacacaccagCTCACACTCACTTGCTGCTTGGTAGTAAAAGTGGGTGAACTACACAGGgattaaagcattaaaaaaaaacaacaacaacaaaaaaaaccaccaccacagCAGGAATACGGTGCTTGAAAGAGCCATGTCCCTAGAGAGATTAGAGTAGCTGCCTGGAGATAAAGTAATGATGATGGAAAGATCTTCTTCTTTGCAGAGATTCTCTTCCTAATTATCttgtctgaaaagaaaaaatgatgaTCTCCCAGCTTTTATCTGTCTCTTGACAATTTTagctctgtgcctgctttgTTGCAAGAGGTCcaaaagaggaaggagaaggaattaGCCCAGGAGGCAGGAATGGTAGGAGAACGAGTGGCACAGGAGGCAGTGCTTCATTTTTGTCACcaccagcagtgacagaaaaggaaaagatgaatgATCACTGCAGCTTTGTCTTTCCAAGCCCAAAGGCAGCTTCCcaggctccagcactgctctgtcagGCAAAGGACAGCCAGGAGGTCGGATTCACTGCTGAACCTGTGAAAGAGATAACAAGGTGTTCTCCCTGTGATCATAGGGCACAGCTTGGTGCTACAGTGAGGGAAGAGGActcctgagctggcagggacaggagagcacCCAGATTGTTCCTCCCCCactcttttccttctcaaacAGCTGGAAAGCAAATTCTTCTTTCAGCAGGCAGCAAGCAACAAGAATGTTTCAAACACAGATCAGACAGAAGGTCCACATGAAAAATCAGACCCATGAGCCACTCTGCAAGACAAGGATGGCCACCGATGGAAAACCAGGGGTCACACCCATCAGCTGGGGCTTTGGGCAGAAATCTTTCCCTTGGTATTATCCTGGAGCTTGCTGCTTCTCCACCCGTGTTAATCTCAGACAAATACAACCCTAGACCTCCTTGAAAACTGTTCAAGCCCTGGTTTAGAGGAAATTGGTGTTTAGCTAGCAGGGTGCAGAGACAACAGAGGTTTTGTAGCAAGCCCAGAGCcaagaaaaacctcaaaacaaatAGACATTGCAAGCACAAAGCTATGGAGGGCGGGAGGGAGGCGATTTTCTCAGTGGGGATGGAGGCTGCTGCTATAGGAGCTGTTTGCAAACTCATGATTCATCCCCACAGCATCACTTTCTTTACATTCCTGTTGACATGCAAACATGAGCTGTTGCCTCTCCCACACAATGAGAACTGTGTCCTGTTCTGGAACCCCcagttcaggaaggacattgaggtgctgggaCATGTCCAGAGAGGGGCAATGGAGCTGGcaaagggtctggagcacaaattccgtgaggagcagctgagggagctggggttgctctgcctggagaggaggctcaggggtgacctgATCACTCTCCAGttccctgaaaggaggctgtaacCAGGTGGGGTTCAACTTCTTCCGAGCAACGAGGCAGGACAACAGGACATAGTCACAAGCTGCACCGGGGAGattcaggttggacattagCACCAATTTTTTCACAGTAAGCGATTagacactgggatgggctgcccagggaggtggtggggtcaccatccctggaggtgtttaaggaaagactggacgtggcactcagtgccatggtgtGGTTGACATGCTGGACTCCATAGTCTCAGAAGTCTTTCCTAacctgattctgtgattaaaaaaaaacaaaattgccCCAAATCGCGACTTGTTTTTATATTTACCcttgtttaaaatttaaaaaaattaactagaACTAGGCCTCTAAGGGGTGATaagtcagaaaaatattaagcCGCCAGACGCCAGGttgggggcaggggggcggcacAGCACAGGCGCTCCGCAGCCACCCCACCGCCGCCAGCGCCGCAAGGCCCCGCGCGCCGGCCGGCCGGCAGCCAGCCAATCAGGTGCGCCGGGCGGCGCGCCCCGTCCAATGGGCGCCGAGGGGGCGGGACTTCCAGCGCCGGTTGCTATGACAAGCGCGGCTCTTCCTTAGCAACGGCGCTGGGCCGCGGCGGCCGCGCAGGTGAGGCCGCGTCCGCAGCTCCGCGGTCCCGCTCCTCAGCGCCTCTGGCCGAGCTCTTCCTCCGCGGGGACGAGGGCAGCGGACCGGGGTGGCGGGGTTGCTTTGGGTGTGCGGGCAGCGTTCCGCTGCCTCACGCCCTCGGGCTGTGGCCGCAGGCACACCCCGGCTGGAGATGGGTATTGAAGTGTTCCCGGGGGTGGCGCTGGCCAGGCGGGGGTTCTGTCCTGCGGAGGTCGTGGTTTGGGCCGCCTGTGGGTCCCACGACTCCATGTGAGGGTTGGTGGTCTGAGTCGGTGCTTAGCCAATAGCTCTCTGTACGTGGCATAAATGATTGGTGTGTCGCCTGGCACCGTGGTTtcgtttttcttttaataggGGCTCACCCTTGCTCCCCCTGGGTAGGAGAGGAGGATGCTTTGTTGTGGGCGCAAGGACCAGCGGGAGGAGCGCGGTGCAATGCGTGAATCTCAGTCAGTGCTGTGCCCGGCTAGAGGCAGGCTGGTAATGAGGCTCTGAGGCACGTCCAGAGTTTTCCCATATGGCCCTCCCCAGCTGACAAATGCTCAGGGATCTGAGGCGCAAGTGCACAAACGAGACCAAAATGTTCCTGTTAAACATTTCCGTCCAGACAAGTACGCAGATTCTGTGCCTAAAATACTCCTACCCTTCTCTTGTCATGTGCAGTTTGAAACTCTTGCAGATAATAGTGTCCTGGGAAAATCCTTTTGGAATTAATCAAGAGTAGTAGCAGCTGATATATTGTTCTCTTGTCCTCTCTTGAAAGCTGTACCTTGGCTCAGCTCTCCCTCAAGCTCCACTGGTGCTTCTGGGAAGTGCTGTTCTCCTCACTTATGGAACAAGATATGGTTTAATAATTTGTTTGCATTAATGGTCTATGAGCTAAGACTCTCACTGGGGTGTGAAGGTGGTGTTGAAGAAATGTCAAGTGAGTGAGATAGCATGACATTCTCGTAACAGTTTCATTTGCCTttagtttaaattgaaagcCATCTGTCTCTTACccgtgtttgtttttgttgaagCAGTGTCCTCTAGGCCAAGAAGCGTTTCCTCCTGCTGAGGAGAGGAACAAAAAGCCCTGTTTCTCTCAGCTGGTTGTGCTACAGCTCTTTGCTGAACTCCAGGGAGCCCCTCCGCCCCTTCCTGGAGTCTCTGTGGAAGGACCATGGAAGaaactgaggaggaaaaaaaggacgAGGCTGATTATAAAAGGCTTCACAGTTTTCCTCTGATTAGGGTAAGGAGGGGGATAGATAACACATTTACCAGTGTCAGAGATATGAAAATCTGCCTTCATTCTTACTgtccttttcctgctgaataGCTACTGTGAAAACAGGTGTACTGCTGGTCTTGTGGAGAGATTCTGGttctcactgctgctttctctctATCCTTGAACTCTCCTGAGGAAATCCAATAGCACTGCTGTCCCTCATGTCAGCCAGAGGAAGCCTGGGACAATGTGATCCATCAAACAGATTGGGAGCACACTGCCTTTGGAGCCCTGTCCTGTGTTTTAGATGCAGCTTGCTTTTTGTCCTAGAGAAGCTGGAGCAAAAGATCTTGCTAGCCAGCCAGatagcagcagcagaagaaaatgctgtGTAATTCAGACTTCTTTTTACTCATATAGCAATAATTAAGGACTGTAGTTGAAACAGTGTTAGTGTGCTTTCCCTTTATCTTATACCAGAAAGACCGGTAAATGTCTTGATCTCCTCCTTTAAGCTGTGCTTACACAGTGCTAGTTTTCATGTAGAGAAGAATTCCTCATTGGCTAGAGGAATGGTTCACTCATAATGCAATTTTCATATTTACTACCTGTCTAAGCTCCTGATAGAGCCAATGCAGAAGTTAGAGCAACTTACTGTTGTCTTGTGTCCAGCTCTTATTTTTCTGCTCAGTTGTCTTGTCTGTTTGCCCTTTCCAGCACTCGGACATGCCGGAGGAGATGCGTGTGGAGACCATGGAGCTGTGCGTCACGGCGTGTGAGAAGCATGCCACCAACAATGAGGTACCAGCGGCCTCCCAGAACGGACAGCCTGCTGATACTGCAGCTCAGGgaacctgcaggagcagggattgggctatggggcagagcagagtcaggtCCTGGCATCCTATTACTCTCTCTCTGCAGTGAGCTAGGgtagaaggaggaaaagagcttGGCTAGATCTCAGATTCACTTCTCTTGGTCCCCAAGATCTGTAATAGCACTTTGCAGAGATTAGCCAGTCATGCTGGCTCCCAAGTCTTATCTACTTGCCTTATCCTGCGTTCCTGAGACATACTTCCACTCTGTACATAAATTGCACTGTGCCTTGGAGGCTTGGTTCAGAACTGCATGGAGTCTCTTGTTTTGGAGATGAGTGCATGAAAGTCTGTTAAGTATTCCTTCTTGGCTTTAGGATCAACAATCAAGGGAGAACATACCTTGCTTCATGGGCAGGGCACCACCTGTCACTGAAGAATCTTCTTCTCACCTATTTTTGGATCAAGCAGGGTGTGATCTGGGAGCAGTAAGCCTTTTAAAAGTCAGCCTACTTTCAGTGTTTCAGTAAttagctgaaggaaaaaaatggactCCTGTAAAAATAGCTGCAGCTTAGTGACACGAATCTGCTCTCATGGTCACCACAACCAGCATAACTCTAGCAGCAACTAAAACAGAACTCTTGCTTCAGACTGTGTGAGCAGCAAAAGTGGTGcagttctttaattttttcctagctgctctgctgcaggctgctgagACCTGTTCTACCCTTGGGTTTACCTCTGGGGAGCTCCAattcctgcagtgcagctgctaTACCTGTTGCCTATGGCTTGAGTAGTCTTCAAGGGAGGAGAAGATTAGGGGGATATTTGCATAAAACCTTCCTGGTTGCTTTGTCTCACCTTATGCTCTCTTCCTTAACGTTCTCCAGAGTGCTGCCAAGATGATCAAAGAGACGATGGACAAGAAGTTTGGGTCCTCCTGGCACGTGGTGATTGGGGAAGGTTTTGGCTTTGAGATCACTCACGAGGTGAAGAACCTGCTGTACATGTTCTTTGGTGGCAGCCTGGCCGTGTGTGTCTGGAAGTGCTCCTGACCCCTGGCCGTGTCCCAGACTTGCTGAATACAAGTGATTTCTTCCTGCTCTTGACAAGTTTTGTATGATCTGGAGGTGgggctttatttttaatacttaaatgtcaagatttctttttttcatactgACGTAACAGTTCTGTGGGATTCATAAGGTtggtgcatgtgtgtgtatgaaCCTGCTAAACTGTCCTGTCCTTCCTTGTGGGATTTCTCATCTGTCTGTGGCTCTTTCCTTGGTGTttgagctggagcaggagagaagtGAAGAATAGGTAGTCTCACAACACACTGCACAGCACCCCTAGCAGGGGAAAgcaaaagtaaaagcaaaaaggTGCCATCTAGCCCTATGTTTTTTTAACTTCCATTTATTCCACAtagttttcctcttttctctgctttctttgcTACCATGGCTCTGACTAGTACCTGTCTTTCCTCTCTCTGGATGCTGCTTATACATTCTTCCTCCCTTCTGAGATGTCTATGCAGACCTGATAGCACCAAGGGTCTCCCTTCAGGCTGTCTGTGGAGGTGTGAGCCACAGGGAAGCAGTCCCAGATTGCCCTTCCCTGCTGTTTTGGGAGGGtacagcagctgagctgcctggGCGTAGGAGGTTGCTATGCAAACTGCCCCCTCCTttctcacccacagcacactGAGACAGCATGAAAACACAGGCGGCTGACGATGCCTGGGGAGTGGGTGAGAGCTCTTTTTAAGGCTCAAATGCCTCCCTGTCAGTTCTTGGGGGTGTTGCAAGTGCTGTGTACTTTCAGCATCTTGTTTGGAGGTTGACAGAGGAAGAAGGCTCCATGTGAAATATAACTTGGTCATCGGAAACCTAACGTCGTTCTGGACTTGCGTTCTTTTAgcctgtttcattttttatagcTGTTGGTGTTGGAGGATGGAATGACCGTAACTGTGTTACACGTATGGTTTATTTATAAAACCTGGGGAACTGtgcttttacaataaaaattccataaaatgtCTTTGCGTGTGTTTGTGTAGGCAAAGTAGTCCAAGAAGCATGGAAATAAGTAAGCCATGGTGTAGCACAGGCAGAGGACAGTGACAGAGCTCCATCCTGCAGGTTTCCTGTGTGACTCTTGTCCTCCCTGTTCAGTTTCTTTTACCAATGCAAGCCACAATGGTGAGGAGGGTTGCCAGGCCCGTGgtgctgctggccacaccactCTGTCCAGGCAGCTGCCTAAGCAGTAGCAGCAAGGGAATGTAACTGTGTCTGCTGCCTCACCAGTGTGCCTCAACTTTGACCATTGCAGTCTCATATTTGTAGCCTCCttaattttcagatttcctCTCAGAATGTTGCCAGCTATAGACATCTCTAGTCCATAGTTAAGTCTGAAGGATCTTTCTGCATTAATGCCTGTGGTGGATCAATCTGAtcaaaaaatttccttttgttcctttttctgaaCCTCAAGTGTTATGCTAGGGATGTCCTTTCTCAATTTCATTGTGTCAGGCAGCCAGGAATTGGAGTAATATGAAGACAACtaagaattatttcaaatttggACCATCTGTGCTCGGCTGGGCCAGGGTAGGTTGGTAGCATGATTCCTGCCCCATAATCAAAATTGTGCTGTGTAGaagaccccaaatcctctgaGCTGTCTCATTGTGCGACTGCTGTGTGTCCCTCCAGCTGATTGCCTTTATGTGAAGACAGTGCTATTGATAACACTTTCTACAGCTGGCAGGTGGAAAAGATTATTTCCTGGTCTGCAACTTTCTAAACTCTTCTAATTCAGAGCAAGAGATAAAGTCTTTGGAATGCCCCATGCTGGAGTGGGATGATCCCTTCAGCCATCCCGCGGTCACTTTAATTGTGCCTCTTTCACACTAATGAATAATTAACTGCCCTGTGCATAGGCACAGGCACGCTGGTCATGGGCATCTCTGCAGGGTCGTGATGACCTGCAGATGACCACACAGAGCCGCTGACCTCAGCACACAGTCTCTTGGACTTGCTGCCTGTTTATCTTCTTGGCCACCAGCTGACCAAAGCTAATGTCTCCATGACCTGCATTGGCAACAAGGGAAGGGTGAGTGCTCCCCAGCCTTCTCAGAGCCTGAGTGTGCAAACAGGTTAAGGTGAACTAGGTGTGAATGTGCAGCAAGTCAGCTCCCACAGTGCCATTTTCACCAGGTAAGTGCAAGGTGGCTCACGGGTGAGTGGCAGGCTCTTTTTAGTCACAAGGGTAACAGCTTTCCTGCAGGGAGTTATGAGGAGGCAAACCCTTGTTAGCTGGTTTGCATTCCCGTTGTTGGCATTGTACCTGAAAGCACAAGTCTCAGCCTCCAAAAAGGTGGCTGTGTGTCAAAGCTCCTGCACTGAGGCAAGTGTTCAATCAGATCAGTTGTCCTGCCTGTTGCAAGTTGAGCCACGCGTTGCTGGCCCCCGTGTGTTAGAAAATAGACTTTCACCCTCCTTTTGCTGTGGAGCTGGAACATCTTTGGGCATACCTGTAATTTTCAGAGGAGTAAGGTTTATGGATCAGAGATGGTCCCTTATCCTGTTTTCCCATAAGAGACCCCTCAGTGGCTGATCAACCTGCTGGATCCAGTTCAGAGGAGGTCAcgaagatgatcagagggctgaaGCACCTCTGCTATGAAGACAGGCTTAAGAGGGTtggagttgttcagcctggagaagggaaggctctgGAGAGACCTTATACCAGTACCTAAAGGGTGTCaacaggaaagctggagagtGAATTTTTGGCAGGGCCTGTTGCAATAGGACAAGGGTTAGAGGTTTTAAAGTAAAAGGTGTTTGTTCTAGATTGGATATAGGGAAGGGAAGAAGTCTTTTAGaatgagggtggtgaaacactggaacaggttgcctagaGAGGTGGTGGgtgccccacccctggaagcattcaggaataggttggatgaggctctgagcaatACAATCTAGTTCAAGGTACCCCTGGTTATTGCAAGGACATGGGACTGGGACTaaaggtcccttcaaacccaacTATGATTCTATAAGGCTTTGGAGCCTCTAAGGCCGCTCTACTTCTTACTATAAAACTGCTCTCAGTTGCTGGAGGATTTTTCCTTATGGATTTTCAGTGGAAAGCTGGGAAAGTTGGCAACagtttgcttgcttttctgtttccctCTCATTTCTTGCCCCCCCTGCGTATTGCTGCCATTACCCATCAAAGCATCAGGCTGAGTCAGATGTAGAAAATGAGATGACAAACGCAGGGTGATGGATGGGTGGCAGCCAAAATGGCTCTttctatccatccatcccctAAAGCTACGATAGTAGCTCAGAGGCTGTGCCTCACGACTtcatccctccctgctgagGGGAGATGGGAACATCATTATCAGCTGCCGATGATTTGGAGCCAGCAATGAAAATGTCCTCGGATGTAGGGCTCCTCCTCCGCCCCAAGGGTGACTCGAACCTGCTGGGAAGatggaggaagagctggagggGGGAGATGAGAAGAAAGAGGTGCAAATTCAACCACGTCTCTATGATGATGTCATGGCAACAAGGTACATCGAAGTGCTTGTCAGGTGATCAGGGCAGACTTTGAAGGTCTGCAGCTCTTCTCTGTTGCTGCAGGCTCATGTCTGACTCGCTGAAAAATCTTTTGGTTAATATTTAATGCCGGCATTGAAGTGCTAAGGGTGGCAAATGCCTCACCTAAGCTCCCTGCCTTTGCTTTCCAATGGGATGCTAAATCAGGGTGAGAAGGCAGGATTGCAAGGTTCATTATCTGGGAATGGGACTAGCAGTCAGTAGGGTGGCTTCAGCCCATACGGTCCCTCTGCCCATCTGACTCCAGGACGTGAGAAGGAGGTTTCTatcccctccagcccccagtCGTTTGGGGCACTGGAAAGAGGAGAAGGTCTCCCTCTCTTCAGGGTTGGCTCTGAATAATGAAATtcgtgtccctgctctgggagccGAGCCCAGCTCCTTTGCTGCGGTCAGTTAGTACACGGAGTTggtgttttggttggttgttgttTCTCTGAGCCATGACCTAATGATCCCATGTTCCAGCTACAGCCCCTCCTAGGGGCCTTCTGTCTGAAACGTGTGTCCGGACTGAATTCAGCAAACTTCCCGGAGCAAGACGCTGTGTTCCCCCACCCAGGGAAGCCATCTGCTCTCTTCCGCCAGCTCCTTCTGCGGGGCTTCGAGCTCGCCAGCCGGGCTGCAAagctctcctcctcctcgctTGCCCCGGCTCTCCTCGGCCATTTTCCAGCAGAAGGGAACGCGGGGCTGGCTGGATCTGGGGCGGGGATGGTGTCAGCCGGAGGCGGTTTCCAGGCAACTGCGGCGCCGTGGGACACGCGAGCCAAGAACAGCGGGGACGCCGCGTTCCCAGCGCGCCGCCTGCGCGGGACCGCGACACGCGCGGGAGGAGCCGCGCAGGACGGAGCAGAGGAGGGGGTCTGCTGGAtatcccctcctgccactgaTGGTCATACCCTCCCTGGCTGGGAGTGAGCATTTCCAAGCTGGCTGCTGGCGCATCACGCGACAAGGAAGGGCTACATGATGTATGGGATTTCACATGCCTTCTGCATCCCTTGGAAgatcagtgggaaaaaaaacattgtgCCAGACTGTACTCCAGCCCCCAGACTTATTGCAGGTGGTCCTGTGCTTCTCTGTCCCTCATCAAATACAAAGCTTCAACCCtacatgaattatttttgtgcacacatcccagctctgtgttgCTGGGTGTCACTGAAAAAGTGAATTTGTTGTAAAAAGAAATGCTCTTCCCTTCCACAAGTTGACAGTCCTCCCCGGCACCTGGTGGATCCCACTGcccactctgtgctgctgcccaaggCAGTATCCCCGCTCCTGCCTGCCTTTCTCCCATACCTGATTTAGAGGCCCTGGGaacatccctgtccctggaacTCACTTGCCTGGTAGCGCTTCTTTACACTGCCTGCCCGGCATTTCCCCTCACAGCGATGTCAATACTCACATCCCCTTTGTTTTATGCAGTTTGAGTGGTTTTTGAGAGAAGGCTCTAGAGCAACTGATTTTCAATAGATGAGGGAGGGTGATAAAATTGATATGGCcgaacactgggaaaaaaattcttctggaTTCTGAAAATGCAGCTATGATGAATGTGGTGCTTTGGCAGAGTGTCTGCTGCACATGAGCAGAACCATTTTAATGCCCTGTATTCAAGGAAATGTTCTGCAGCACTGTGCAGGTgagagcacagagaggcagGACAGTGGGGAGTCATCTGCAGCCattgctgtccctgagccagcctTGCAGCTATTGATTTGGCACTTGCCCCATTCACTCTAACCTTGGCAGTGCCAGCTTGACCCTTATCAGTGCTGATAAACCCCACCACAAcctcctgtcccatc
This genomic interval from Catharus ustulatus isolate bCatUst1 chromosome 4, bCatUst1.pri.v2, whole genome shotgun sequence contains the following:
- the DNAL4 gene encoding dynein axonemal light chain 4, with translation MEETEEEKKDEADYKRLHSFPLIRHSDMPEEMRVETMELCVTACEKHATNNESAAKMIKETMDKKFGSSWHVVIGEGFGFEITHEVKNLLYMFFGGSLAVCVWKCS